One stretch of Caloenas nicobarica isolate bCalNic1 chromosome 2, bCalNic1.hap1, whole genome shotgun sequence DNA includes these proteins:
- the INHBA gene encoding inhibin beta A chain, translated as MPLLWKRGFLLVLCWIIVRSSPTPGSEGHSSVTDCPSCALATLSKDVPSSQPEMVEAVKKHILNMLHLRDRPNITQPVPKAALLNAIKKLHVGKVGEDGYVEIEDDVGRRAEMNEVVEQTSEIITFAESGSAKKMLHFEISKEGSELSVVEHAEVWLFLKVSKANRSRTKVTIRLFQQPRQPKGNSEGAEDMEDGGLKGERSETLISEKAVDTRKSTWHIFPVSSSVQRLLDQGKNSLDVRIACDLCQETGASLVLLGKKKKKEDDGEGKEKEAGESTGEEEKEQSHRPFLMMLARHSEDRQHRRRRRGLECDGKVNICCKKQFFVSFKDIGWSDWIIAPTGYHANYCEGECPSHIAGTSGSSLSFHSTVINHYRMRGHSPFANLKSCCVPTKLRPMSMLYYDDGQNIIKKDIQNMIVEECGCS; from the exons ATGCCTTTGCTTTGGAAGAGAGGATTTTTGTTGGTGCTTTGCTGGATTATAGTGAGGAGTTCCCCAACCCCAGGATCCGAGGGGCACAGTTCAGTCACTGACTGTCCGTCATGTGCCCTCGCCACGCTCTCAAAGGATGTGCCCAGCTCACAGCCTGAGATGGTGGAAGCAGTAAAGAAGCACATACTGAACATGTTGCACTTGAGGGACAGACCTAATATCACCCAGCCGGTGCCCAAGGCAGCACTTTTAAATGCCATCAAGAAACTCCACGTGGGAAAGGTGGGAGAGGATGGTTATGTGGAAATAGAGGATGATGTTGGAAGAAGAGCCGAAATGAATGAAGTTGTGGAGCAAACCTCAGAAATCATCACTTTTGCAGAATCAG GCTCAGCCAAGAAAATGTTGCACTTTGAGATTTCCAAGGAAGGCAGTGAATTATCAGTGGTGGAACATGCTGAAGTGTGGCTCTTCCTGAAGGTCTCCAAGGCCAACCGGAGCAGGACAAAAGTCACCATCCGCCTGTTTCAACAGCCACGGCAGCCAAAAGGCAACTCTGAAGGAGCAGAAGATATGGAGGATGGGGGGCTGAAAGGTGAAAGGAGTGAGACTTTGATTTCGGAAAAGGCAGTGGACACCCGCAAGAGCACTTGGCACATCTTCCCAGTCTCCAGCAGCGTCCAGAGACTCCTGGACCAAGGCAAGAACTCTTTGGATGTGCGGATTGCCTGTGACCTCTGCCAAGAGACTGGAGCCAGCCTGGTGCTACTgggcaagaagaagaaaaaggaagatgacggggaagggaaagaaaaggaagctggAGAATCtacaggagaagaggagaaggagcaatCACATCGTCCCTTCCTGATGATGCTTGCCCGGCACTCAGAGGACCGCCAGCACAGGCGGCGGAGACGAGGCCTGGAGTGTGATGGCAAAGTCAACATCTGCTGCAAGAAGCAGTTCTTTGTCAGCTTCAAGGACATAGGATGGAGTGACTGGATCATTGCACCTACAGGTTATCACGCCAACTACTGCGAAGGAGAGTGCCCCAGCCATATAGCAGGCACATCTGGTTCATCATTATCTTTCCACTCCACTGTCATCAACCATTACCGTATGCGGGGCCATAGCCCCTTTGCCAACCTCAAATCATGTTGTGTGCCCACCAAGCTGCGGCCCATGTCCATGCTCTACTATGACGATGGCCAGAACATCATTAAGAAAGACATACAGAATATGATTGTGGAGGAATGTGGCTGCTCATAG